In Persicimonas caeni, a single window of DNA contains:
- a CDS encoding carboxypeptidase-like regulatory domain-containing protein — MRLNIVLLLLPLLALTACGDDDPPPAALGEACDASLDKPCESGSCVDDGEGTDRCLSSSGGTCDPAADTSHCLSELTCAEVEDGSHACYAPVFIEGIVRDSTDDAPIEGAHIIGLDEQKFAVTDVAVSDAEGNYSLAVPVVRNSEGAPVDTSFTLRADAQDYQTFPSGLRTALPINTSTAQRMEGRDEDGWTISGTPTEVVLIPLPANAQGNPSIAGSVLAEDNNAGVLVVAAGADRAYSAVTDREGNYKIFNVPAGDYEVRGYAAGLQLVPEGATVASDPVEDVDLSVSDEATATLSGDVNIVNAPGGAQTSVVLVVADTFDDTFVRGEVPPGLRAPRSGAPDVEGAWTIEGVPAGEYVVLAAFENDDLVRDPDQNIAGTDFVTVTIDPAAGDTDVSLADSFKVTEALAVISPGPERPEMVSAAPTLEWADDSSEDFYTVEVYNAYGDLVWDNDGQQVDRVTGNDTVSIDYGGPTEPGMYYQFRVKSWKGDSPISATEDLRGVFYFE; from the coding sequence ATGCGACTGAATATTGTCCTGCTTCTTCTTCCGCTTCTGGCGCTCACCGCGTGCGGTGACGACGATCCGCCTCCGGCCGCGCTCGGCGAGGCGTGTGACGCCTCGCTCGACAAACCGTGCGAGAGCGGCTCGTGCGTCGACGACGGGGAAGGCACCGATCGCTGTCTGAGCTCGTCGGGCGGTACCTGCGACCCGGCGGCCGACACCTCCCACTGCCTCTCCGAGCTGACCTGCGCCGAGGTCGAGGACGGCTCGCACGCCTGCTACGCGCCGGTGTTTATCGAAGGCATCGTGCGCGATTCGACCGACGACGCGCCCATCGAAGGCGCGCATATCATCGGCCTCGACGAGCAGAAGTTCGCCGTGACCGATGTGGCCGTCAGCGACGCCGAGGGCAACTACTCGCTGGCCGTGCCGGTGGTTCGAAACTCCGAGGGCGCGCCGGTCGACACCTCGTTTACGCTTCGCGCCGACGCCCAAGACTACCAGACCTTCCCCAGCGGGCTTCGCACCGCGCTGCCCATCAACACCTCGACTGCCCAGCGTATGGAGGGGCGAGACGAGGACGGCTGGACCATCTCGGGCACGCCCACCGAGGTCGTGCTCATCCCGCTGCCCGCCAATGCCCAGGGCAACCCGAGCATCGCAGGCTCCGTGCTCGCCGAGGACAACAACGCCGGCGTGCTCGTGGTCGCCGCGGGCGCCGACCGAGCCTACAGCGCGGTGACCGACCGCGAGGGCAACTACAAGATCTTCAACGTGCCCGCCGGCGACTACGAGGTGCGCGGCTACGCCGCCGGCCTTCAGCTCGTGCCCGAGGGGGCGACGGTGGCGAGCGATCCGGTCGAGGACGTCGATCTGAGCGTATCCGATGAAGCGACGGCCACGCTGTCGGGCGACGTCAATATCGTCAACGCCCCGGGCGGCGCGCAGACCAGCGTGGTGCTGGTGGTCGCCGACACCTTCGACGACACGTTCGTGCGCGGCGAGGTGCCGCCCGGGCTGCGCGCGCCGCGCTCGGGTGCGCCCGACGTCGAAGGCGCCTGGACCATCGAAGGCGTCCCCGCCGGTGAGTACGTGGTGCTGGCCGCGTTCGAAAACGACGATCTGGTGCGCGACCCCGACCAGAATATCGCCGGCACCGACTTTGTGACGGTCACCATCGACCCGGCCGCCGGCGACACCGACGTCAGCCTGGCAGACTCGTTCAAGGTTACCGAGGCGCTCGCCGTCATCAGCCCCGGCCCCGAGCGCCCCGAGATGGTCAGCGCCGCGCCGACGCTCGAGTGGGCCGACGACAGCAGCGAGGACTTCTACACCGTCGAGGTCTACAACGCCTACGGCGATTTGGTGTGGGATAACGACGGCCAGCAAGTTGACCGCGTGACCGGCAATGACACGGTGAGCATCGACTACGGTGGGCCCACCGAGCCGGGGATGTACTACCAGTTCCGCGTGAAGTCGTGGAAAGGGGACTCGCCGATCTCGGCGACCGAGGATTTGCGCGGGGTGTTCTACTTCGAATAA
- a CDS encoding thioredoxin domain-containing protein, with the protein MTNDHTHTNRLADETSPYLLQHAHNPVDWYPWGDEALEKARREDKPIFLSIGYSACHWCHVMERESFESERIARVLNEHFVSIKVDREERPDLDNIYMNAVQVMTGQGGWPMSVWLSPDLTPFYAGTYFPPESRYGRPGFMDVLGQLIDAWENDRDKIEDVGQRITERLASMEKPGKTSERLDRQPVEAAFGEMQRTFDGKHGGFGEAPKFPPSQQLRLLLHVWGDLNADEDQREEALAMVEVTLARMASGGMYDQLGGGFHRYSVDAKWLIPHFEKMLYDNALLADAYVEAWQATGRQFYRRIACETLDYVLREMIDTSREDKQPFYSTQDADTEGEEGKFFVWTPAELEAVLGVNDAQRAAEYWGVAPGGNFEHGQSALNRLHHLDKRGHEAAFDRVPGDIQAIRDKLFEAREQRTRPGTDTKILAAWNGMMIGAMAKAGFAFDEPKYVRAAERAADFVLDEMVEGDLKSDFGLMRTYKDGRARFPGYLDDFSWMAAALMDLFEATGDLHRLEQAESFVQRSVELFLDPAGGFFYTAEHHKNLIVRQKETYDGATPSGNSIAVMNLLRLAELRGRTDLRDLADEALRSLYAKMGRIPTGMSEMLQALDFHTEGPTEVVLIEPDGESEEMRDVLRKSYVPNMVRVMAGLDGRGLDDWAKAVPLVEAREAKDGKPTAYVCFERACQQPTTDVGELEGQLGG; encoded by the coding sequence ATGACCAACGACCACACCCACACCAATCGCCTCGCCGACGAGACGAGCCCGTACTTGTTGCAGCACGCCCACAACCCGGTCGACTGGTATCCGTGGGGTGACGAAGCGCTCGAAAAGGCGCGGCGCGAGGACAAGCCGATCTTTTTGTCGATCGGCTATTCGGCGTGTCACTGGTGCCACGTCATGGAGCGCGAGAGCTTCGAGAGCGAGCGCATCGCGCGCGTGCTCAACGAGCATTTCGTGTCCATCAAGGTCGACCGCGAGGAGCGGCCCGACCTCGACAATATCTACATGAACGCGGTGCAGGTGATGACCGGCCAGGGCGGCTGGCCGATGAGCGTGTGGCTGTCGCCCGACCTGACGCCCTTTTATGCGGGGACCTATTTCCCGCCCGAGAGCCGCTACGGGCGCCCGGGCTTCATGGACGTGCTCGGCCAGTTGATCGACGCGTGGGAGAACGACCGTGACAAGATCGAGGACGTCGGCCAGCGGATCACCGAGCGGCTCGCCTCGATGGAGAAGCCGGGCAAGACGAGCGAGCGGCTCGATCGCCAGCCGGTGGAGGCGGCGTTCGGGGAGATGCAGCGCACCTTCGACGGCAAGCACGGCGGCTTCGGAGAGGCGCCAAAATTCCCGCCGAGCCAGCAGCTTCGGCTCCTGTTGCACGTGTGGGGCGACTTGAACGCCGACGAGGACCAGCGCGAAGAGGCGTTGGCGATGGTCGAGGTGACGCTCGCCCGCATGGCCTCGGGCGGCATGTACGACCAGTTGGGCGGCGGCTTCCACCGCTATTCGGTCGACGCCAAGTGGCTCATCCCGCACTTCGAGAAGATGCTCTACGACAACGCGCTGTTGGCCGACGCTTACGTCGAGGCGTGGCAGGCGACCGGGCGCCAATTCTACCGGCGCATCGCCTGCGAGACGCTCGACTACGTACTGCGCGAAATGATCGACACCTCGCGCGAGGACAAGCAGCCCTTCTACTCGACCCAAGACGCCGACACCGAGGGCGAGGAGGGCAAATTCTTCGTGTGGACACCCGCCGAACTCGAGGCGGTGCTCGGCGTCAACGACGCCCAGCGCGCCGCCGAGTACTGGGGCGTCGCCCCGGGAGGCAATTTCGAGCACGGTCAATCGGCGCTCAACCGGTTGCACCACCTCGACAAGCGCGGCCACGAGGCCGCCTTCGACCGGGTGCCGGGCGATATCCAGGCAATTCGCGACAAGCTCTTCGAGGCGCGCGAGCAGCGCACGCGCCCGGGCACTGACACCAAGATCTTGGCCGCCTGGAACGGCATGATGATCGGCGCGATGGCCAAGGCCGGCTTTGCCTTCGACGAGCCCAAATACGTGCGCGCCGCCGAGCGCGCCGCTGACTTCGTGCTCGACGAAATGGTCGAGGGCGACTTGAAGAGCGACTTCGGGCTCATGCGCACCTACAAGGACGGGCGCGCGCGCTTCCCGGGCTACCTGGACGACTTTTCTTGGATGGCCGCCGCGCTGATGGACCTGTTCGAAGCGACTGGCGACCTGCACCGACTCGAGCAGGCCGAGTCGTTCGTCCAGCGCAGCGTCGAGCTCTTCTTGGACCCGGCCGGCGGCTTTTTCTACACCGCCGAGCACCACAAAAATCTGATCGTGCGCCAAAAAGAGACCTACGACGGCGCCACGCCCTCCGGAAACTCCATCGCGGTCATGAACCTGCTACGCCTGGCCGAACTACGCGGCCGCACCGACCTGCGCGACCTGGCCGACGAGGCCCTTCGCAGCCTGTACGCCAAGATGGGTCGCATCCCCACCGGCATGAGCGAGATGCTCCAGGCCCTCGACTTCCACACCGAGGGCCCCACTGAGGTGGTGCTGATCGAGCCCGACGGCGAGTCGGAGGAGATGCGCGACGTGCTCCGCAAAAGCTACGTCCCCAACATGGTGCGCGTGATGGCCGGCCTCGACGGGCGTGGGCTGGACGATTGGGCGAAGGCGGTGCCGCTGGTCGAGGCGCGCGAGGCGAAGGATGGCAAGCCGACGGCGTATGTGTGCTTCGAACGGGCATGTCAGCAGCCGACGACGGACGTGGGGGAGTTGGAGGGGCAGTTGGGTGGGTGA